ATGGAGAATTATTAAATAGGATTTTCTTGATATTTAATAAATCCGAATATATCAATGATATGTTCGTTTGGATTGATATAAAATACTATTGTATACCCTTTATAAATTAAATCTCTTATATTTTCATTTTCAAAATAAATTGACTTTCTGTGTTTGTAAGGATTGGGAATGATATTGTTTATTTCTTTAATAATATCATTTTTAAATTTCCTTGCTCTTGGAGGGCTGTCTTTTGCTATATAATCAACCTGCTGTGAGAGCCTTGAAATAAAAGAATCTTTAACCCTTATTTTCATTTTTTTTAATAATGTTTTCAAGATTATTTTCCAAATCTTCTATAGAATGATAAGTGGCATTTCCTTCTTTTACCTGATTAAATTCATTCAGAAGGTAGTTTTGTATGGATAAGTATTTCTCATCTTCGGTGATTACTTCAATCTCATTTTTTTTAAATTTTCCCAGTAAACGCATGAGATTATTATAAATGTTGTCGCTAACGCGTATCCGTAATGTTTGCATGTTTTCTTACTTTAGAAACAAAGATATTATTTTTTTAGAAAATATTTTTAAATTTTATCTAAATCAATTTCCAATAATTCATCCCATTTTGTAGTAAACTTTTTTGAAAGCTTTTCCTGCCTGAGCTTCCATCTGCGGTGTGTACCCTGTATGGCATATTTTACAACATCTTTTCCCATAGTTGCAGTGATGCGGTCGAGAACGGGCATTATTTTTTTTTGTTTACTTCTGTCAATGTTATCCCAAAAGCTGAGCTGTTCGTGGGTTGCAGGAATTAATTCAGTAAACATCACTCCAGCTTTTTTATATCGGTATCCTTTTTTAAATAATAATTTTAGAAGTTTTGCAGCATGTTCAATTAGTTCGGGAGTATTGTTTGTAGGAGTTGTAATATGAAGCGTTTTAAAATTCACGTATTTTGGATCATCCGAAAAACGGTTTGTCATAACAAAAACCGTTATTACGGTTACGTAAGAATTTTGTTTACGCAGTTTTTCAGCACATCGTGATGTGAAAGTAGAAACCGCTTCTTCAAGAATAGAGTACTCGGTA
This Bacteroidales bacterium DNA region includes the following protein-coding sequences:
- a CDS encoding type II toxin-antitoxin system RelE/ParE family toxin yields the protein MKIRVKDSFISRLSQQVDYIAKDSPPRARKFKNDIIKEINNIIPNPYKHRKSIYFENENIRDLIYKGYTIVFYINPNEHIIDIFGFIKYQENPI